The segment CAGCGAGAATCTCCAGCATCGGTTTGAGTCTGCCGCGTGCCGCGTGTGAAGCATATTCAGACATGTAGATCGCTGAAAACAGCCCTACAGGTACGGCCACCAGCAAGGCGATGGCGGTAATCATAAAGGTGCCGGCAAAGATCGGCACCGCACCGAATGCTGGTGGGGTCATTCCCGCTGTGTCGCGGCCCGCACCAATCAGGAATGCTGTATCAGGCTCCCACTTGGTGCCGGTAATGAAATCCCAGAATGAGATGACCTGAAAGAACCTGACCGATTCAAACACAACCGAAAGCACAATGCCGAGTGTGGTAAGGATGGAGATACTGGCGGCAGCGATGAGCAGGGCGGTTGCGACCTTCTCTACCTTTTCACGTGCCCTGAACTCTACATTGATATGACGTAGTCCATACCAGAGACCGGCAGCACCGATGGTGAACATGGTAGCCAGTAGCATCGGGGCAGGGATGGTGAACAGGCCAAAGAGATGGGCGGCACTGAAAACAAGGCCGCTGAGCATGGCGGGCAGAGCCAGCCAGATCACGGCATACCAGCCATAATAGCCGGGCAGGGAGTGCAGACGAGAGCCATCCTTCTCGCTACCCAGAGCTCTACTGCGAGCCACCATGAATGCAGTGATAGCCAGCGGAATCAGACCGCCAAAAAGCCAGAAAAACAGATCTGAATATATCATTGCTGGCCTGCTGTATCTCTATCTTGAATGAACAAACTTTTCTCCATATATAACGGGTTGTTAAATAAGAAAAAACTGGCCGGAGATGCTCCGGCCAGTTCATCTTTGGGGATGAGCCTTATTTCTTGGTAAGATCTTCAGGTTTCATGTTGGTCAGGTTTGCAGCCTGAGCACGGTACTTCGAACGCATGGCCTCAGGCAGTGCGATCAGACCGATCTCGGTGCAGGCTCCATCATCACCAACCATCTGCTCAGAGGTGAAGAGATTAACGTACTCTTTCATGCCCGGAACCTTCTCCATGTGAGACTTCTTGATGTAGAAGTAGAGTGAGCGGGAGAGTTTGTATGAACCATCCTGAACAGCTGCAGGGGATGGCGCTATACCCTTGATGGTTGCCGCGGCAATGCGATCAGAATTCTCTGCGAGGTATGAGTAGCCGAAAATGCCGAGTGCTTCAGGGTCTTTGGTCAGTTTCTGAACAATCAGGTTATCATTTTCGCCGGATGGAACGTAAACACCGTCCTGACGTACTTCATGATACTTCTTGTACTTCTTGTTGGCTTTCTGATCAGCCTTGTAGAGGTTGGTATAAACATCCATCTTCTTGGCCACTGCTTTCATGGTCAGGTCTTCAAATGCATCACGGGTACCGGATGATGTTGGCGGGCCGTAGAAGGTGATTTTGCGGTGGGGCAGGCTGGCATCAATCTCGTTCCAGTAGCGGTAAGGGTTAGCAATCAGAGCAGTGCCCTCTTTGTTGGGTACTTCCGCAGCCACAGCCAGCAGAATCTGTTTGCGGGTCAGGTTTAGAGGCGCTGTATCTTTGCTCTGGGCCAGTGCAATGCCGTCATAACCGACAACAACTTCAGTAATATATTTGACGCCGTTTTCCTGACATGTCTTGTACTCTTTCGCCTTCATACGACGTGAAGCGTTGGTGATGTCAGGCGTATCCATGCCATTGCCTGCGCAGAACAGCTTCATGCCGCCGCCGGAACCGGTGGACTCAACAACCGGAGTTTTGAACTTGGTGGTAGCACCCAGCTCTTCAGCCACATAGCTGGAGAAGGGGTAAACTGTGGATGAGCCGACGATATGAATCTGTTCGCTGGCCTGTACTGCATTGGCGCCAATCAGCAGTGCTGCGGTTGCCATGATGATTTTTTTCATTTGAGAAGTTGCTCCTATTCTTGATAGAGGTCAGGGATTTGCCGAGGTCACGCCTCTGCGTTTTTGTAACTGGGCGAACCCTGTTGTCAGTTTGTGTCAACGATGTGTCATACAGAGCGG is part of the Mariprofundus sp. NF genome and harbors:
- the pstC gene encoding phosphate ABC transporter permease subunit PstC — its product is MIYSDLFFWLFGGLIPLAITAFMVARSRALGSEKDGSRLHSLPGYYGWYAVIWLALPAMLSGLVFSAAHLFGLFTIPAPMLLATMFTIGAAGLWYGLRHINVEFRAREKVEKVATALLIAAASISILTTLGIVLSVVFESVRFFQVISFWDFITGTKWEPDTAFLIGAGRDTAGMTPPAFGAVPIFAGTFMITAIALLVAVPVGLFSAIYMSEYASHAARGRLKPMLEILAGIPTVVYGFFAAITISPLVVKAAHALGLEADYTNALAPGLIMGVMIIPFVSSLSDDVITAVPQGLRDGSLALGTTKAETIRHIVLPAALPGIVAAFLLATSRAIGETMIVVMAAGLRPNLTANPLEGITTVTVKIVEALTGDQEFDSAFTQSAFALGFVLLLITLMLNIVSSIVVRKFKQRYE
- a CDS encoding PstS family phosphate ABC transporter substrate-binding protein — encoded protein: MKKIIMATAALLIGANAVQASEQIHIVGSSTVYPFSSYVAEELGATTKFKTPVVESTGSGGGMKLFCAGNGMDTPDITNASRRMKAKEYKTCQENGVKYITEVVVGYDGIALAQSKDTAPLNLTRKQILLAVAAEVPNKEGTALIANPYRYWNEIDASLPHRKITFYGPPTSSGTRDAFEDLTMKAVAKKMDVYTNLYKADQKANKKYKKYHEVRQDGVYVPSGENDNLIVQKLTKDPEALGIFGYSYLAENSDRIAAATIKGIAPSPAAVQDGSYKLSRSLYFYIKKSHMEKVPGMKEYVNLFTSEQMVGDDGACTEIGLIALPEAMRSKYRAQAANLTNMKPEDLTKK